From the Metamycoplasma hominis ATCC 23114 genome, one window contains:
- the pepF gene encoding oligoendopeptidase F gives MLKKYNSYSDVEEKYKWDIEDILGNKTYQQLEDEYFDLYSKIIKIKDSKYNSLDQYVEYIELSKKFLILGNRISNYLDNKLNINIVDPTINKTISLFETKSQEYAKKLGSEANRIFQHKDKIKTWINDDRLIDVKKDLEATLQELDHKLSDDVENYLNDTASGSPVPEDIFSIISDSEVDFGNVLIKNKKIKITEGNRIALLKNKDEQVRKDVYFNYLNGYLKNKQSLARLLYQHIKEISVNVLYRKYNSSLESILLQDHVDKKLLNIIYDAVQKHMYIFKKYNNAKKQFFKAKFNKKLEKWDYFLDLVNVKSSYTIEEAQKILLDVISIMPYEYPEVVKKAIDERWVDYVNVPSKRSGAYSIGGAAGMKKIYILMNFDGTLESVNTLCHEMGHSMHSYFSNKCQSPLRSSYPIFLAEIASIFNELLLNDYLISKSKNIQQQFYLLDSSINDFIGTVLRQTMWSNFEFDLYNAIDENKPLNTYEEIEKLYVENEKKYSTTSKSIKLGDPRNVYSVMVPHFYYYFYVYKYALGYIVANVFFQKYKQEGQEALKNYINKFLSAGDIDWPANILKDAGVDIYNEDIYNLAFEVLNQKVDKYIKLGKKIFKNNNC, from the coding sequence ATGTTAAAAAAATACAATTCATATAGTGACGTTGAAGAAAAATATAAATGAGATATTGAAGACATATTAGGTAATAAAACCTATCAACAATTAGAAGATGAATATTTTGATTTGTATTCAAAAATAATTAAAATAAAAGATAGCAAATACAATTCATTAGACCAATATGTTGAATATATTGAGCTTTCAAAGAAATTCTTAATTTTAGGCAATAGAATTTCTAATTATTTAGATAATAAATTAAATATAAATATTGTTGATCCCACAATAAATAAAACAATTTCATTATTTGAAACAAAATCCCAAGAATATGCTAAAAAATTAGGTTCAGAAGCCAATAGAATTTTTCAACATAAAGACAAAATCAAAACATGAATTAATGACGACAGACTAATTGATGTTAAAAAAGACCTAGAAGCAACTTTGCAAGAACTTGATCATAAATTGTCGGATGATGTTGAAAATTATTTAAATGATACTGCAAGTGGTTCGCCTGTGCCTGAAGATATTTTTTCAATAATAAGCGATAGTGAAGTTGATTTTGGCAATGTTTTAATTAAAAATAAAAAAATAAAAATAACCGAAGGAAATAGAATAGCTTTATTAAAAAATAAAGATGAACAAGTTAGAAAAGATGTTTATTTTAATTATTTAAATGGATATTTAAAAAATAAACAATCATTAGCAAGATTGCTATATCAACATATTAAAGAAATATCAGTTAATGTTTTATATAGAAAATATAATTCATCTCTTGAATCTATTTTGTTGCAAGATCATGTTGATAAAAAGTTATTGAACATTATTTATGATGCAGTTCAAAAACATATGTATATATTTAAAAAATATAACAATGCTAAAAAACAATTTTTTAAAGCTAAATTCAATAAAAAATTAGAAAAATGAGATTACTTTTTAGATTTAGTTAATGTTAAATCTTCATATACAATAGAAGAAGCACAAAAGATTTTATTAGATGTTATTTCAATAATGCCTTATGAATATCCAGAAGTTGTTAAAAAAGCTATTGATGAACGTTGGGTTGATTATGTCAATGTTCCATCTAAACGAAGCGGCGCTTATTCTATAGGCGGGGCAGCAGGAATGAAAAAAATTTATATATTGATGAATTTTGATGGAACATTGGAATCAGTCAATACATTATGCCATGAAATGGGACATTCAATGCATTCATATTTTTCTAATAAATGCCAATCTCCTCTTAGAAGCTCTTATCCAATATTTTTAGCAGAAATTGCTTCGATATTTAATGAATTATTACTAAATGATTATTTAATAAGCAAATCAAAAAATATTCAACAACAATTTTATCTACTTGATTCAAGCATTAATGATTTTATTGGCACAGTTTTGCGTCAAACGATGTGATCTAATTTTGAATTCGATCTATATAATGCAATAGATGAAAATAAACCACTAAATACATATGAAGAAATAGAAAAATTATATGTTGAAAACGAAAAGAAATACTCGACTACATCAAAATCAATAAAACTAGGCGATCCTAGAAATGTTTATAGCGTAATGGTTCCTCACTTCTATTATTATTTCTATGTATATAAATATGCATTAGGATATATCGTAGCAAATGTATTTTTCCAAAAATACAAACAAGAAGGCCAAGAAGCATTAAAAAACTATATAAATAAATTTTTAAGTGCCGGAGACATCGATTGACCTGCAAATATTTTAAAAGATGCTGGTGTTGATATTTATAATGAAGATATTTATAATTTAGCATTTGAGGTTTTGAATCAAAAAGTTGATAAGTATATTAAATTAGGTAAAAAAATTTTTAAAAATAATAATTGTTAA
- a CDS encoding adenine phosphoribosyltransferase — MDLKKYIRTVDDFPQKGVKFKDISLLLANGQALHYTIDEMAKLAEGADIIVGPDARGFLFGTPVAAKLSKPFIMVRKKGKLPGEVISCDYGLEYGRNILEIQKGLVKPGQKAVIVDDVLATGGTLEAITKLLTEQGVIISRIIVLMELDGFNSHERLPYDIKSLIYINKGE, encoded by the coding sequence ATGGATTTAAAAAAGTATATAAGAACTGTTGATGACTTTCCACAAAAAGGCGTCAAATTTAAAGATATTTCGCTTTTATTAGCCAATGGACAAGCACTACATTATACAATTGATGAAATGGCTAAATTAGCAGAAGGTGCAGATATTATTGTGGGTCCTGATGCAAGAGGATTTTTATTTGGAACACCAGTAGCTGCTAAATTATCAAAACCATTTATTATGGTAAGAAAAAAAGGCAAATTGCCCGGCGAAGTTATAAGCTGCGATTATGGACTTGAATATGGTAGAAATATTTTAGAAATTCAAAAAGGTTTAGTTAAACCAGGTCAAAAAGCCGTCATAGTTGACGATGTTTTAGCAACCGGGGGTACATTGGAAGCAATTACTAAATTATTAACAGAACAAGGTGTAATTATCAGTAGAATAATTGTTTTAATGGAATTAGATGGCTTTAATTCTCATGAAAGATTGCCATACGATATAAAAAGTTTAATCTATATTAATAAAGGGGAATAA
- a CDS encoding ribonuclease J yields the protein MNKINFFALGGLDENGKNCYVLEINNKLFVINSGTKIPINSHNGIDTLICNYEFLEKRQKDIEGLFLTDVRNETFSAIPWLLMKIKNLKIYTSAFNKIFLLDRISKYNIGSNTFEVKTINKKTAFGGVNVTPFDLAGGLPGQLGFNFETPISNILFMTNFVDGDLGPYGKTDLQQIQQIINNKKELQLLIMDSSRSAFPGRSIEKLWVSRKIEYKFKETSDNQRIIVGLYDEDMITAHEILILAKRYNRPVITYGLAYSQLIKLVEKVNPNSQFPEFVEYQTANNVKNAVILVTGAIDRLYTRFARISSDNDVYLKLKNDDAVIIIAPPVNGLEVNYAITLDDIARHTANLIELGNDQYYSCNPAKLDIFNIIKALKPKFFIPIQGLYRYQVVATQVARSAGMNISNCLVLQNGKVAEFNDTNLISQKHGIRNVGDVIIDGYGIGDISHEVINERENLARDGVIALSSLIDYKKKKPINELQISSYGIITKDNKEVIHKIINDLFKKEFENKQTKEINLKEIQEKLRKSIKRKIAKTIDKEPMIVITLYEI from the coding sequence ATGAATAAAATTAATTTTTTTGCATTAGGTGGTTTAGATGAAAACGGCAAAAATTGTTATGTTTTAGAAATAAATAACAAACTATTTGTGATTAACTCAGGAACTAAAATTCCTATTAACTCGCATAACGGTATTGATACATTAATTTGCAATTACGAATTTTTAGAAAAACGTCAAAAAGATATAGAAGGATTATTTTTGACTGATGTTAGAAATGAAACGTTTTCTGCTATTCCTTGATTATTAATGAAAATTAAAAACCTAAAAATATATACTAGTGCTTTTAATAAAATTTTTTTATTAGATAGAATTTCTAAATATAATATAGGTTCGAATACATTTGAAGTTAAAACAATAAATAAAAAAACAGCGTTTGGCGGGGTAAATGTAACTCCTTTTGATCTAGCCGGAGGTTTGCCTGGACAACTTGGGTTCAATTTTGAAACCCCAATTAGCAATATCTTGTTTATGACAAATTTTGTTGATGGTGATTTGGGTCCTTATGGTAAAACCGATTTGCAACAAATTCAACAAATAATTAATAACAAAAAGGAATTACAGCTTTTAATAATGGATAGTTCAAGAAGCGCTTTTCCTGGACGTTCAATTGAAAAACTTTGAGTTTCAAGAAAAATTGAATACAAATTTAAAGAAACATCAGACAACCAACGAATTATTGTTGGTTTATATGATGAAGATATGATAACTGCACATGAAATTCTAATACTTGCAAAACGTTATAACAGACCGGTTATAACTTATGGTTTAGCTTATTCTCAATTAATAAAACTTGTTGAAAAGGTAAATCCAAATTCTCAATTTCCGGAATTCGTTGAATATCAAACTGCAAATAATGTAAAAAATGCTGTTATTCTTGTAACAGGTGCAATAGATAGACTTTACACAAGATTTGCAAGAATTTCTAGCGATAATGATGTTTATTTAAAATTAAAAAATGATGATGCAGTCATTATAATTGCTCCGCCAGTTAACGGATTGGAAGTAAATTACGCAATAACACTAGATGATATTGCTAGACATACTGCTAATTTAATTGAACTAGGCAATGATCAATATTATTCATGTAATCCTGCTAAATTAGATATTTTTAATATTATTAAAGCATTAAAACCTAAATTCTTTATACCAATTCAAGGTCTATACCGTTACCAAGTTGTAGCAACTCAAGTTGCTAGAAGCGCAGGTATGAACATTAGTAACTGCTTAGTGTTGCAAAACGGAAAGGTGGCCGAATTCAACGATACAAATTTAATTTCTCAAAAACATGGAATTAGAAATGTAGGTGATGTTATTATTGATGGCTATGGTATTGGCGATATTTCCCATGAAGTTATTAATGAAAGAGAAAACTTAGCAAGAGATGGTGTAATTGCTCTTAGCTCATTAATAGATTATAAAAAGAAGAAACCAATCAATGAACTTCAAATTTCTTCATATGGAATAATTACGAAAGATAATAAAGAAGTTATTCACAAAATAATTAATGATTTATTCAAAAAAGAATTTGAAAATAAACAAACAAAAGAAATAAATTTAAAGGAAATTCAAGAAAAATTAAGAAAATCAATTAAAAGAAAAATCGCCAAAACTATTGACAAAGAGCCAATGATTGTAATAACTTTATATGAAATTTAA
- a CDS encoding Lmp related protein, whose translation MKKKNLSLQILALCVAAGSMPVLASKCTVTVKVKEKFNALKSQLQNLISKLSDEEQQELNEWLVNQEREFKGDNSQGDNEIIKNIEEKINVLTKKINEQKKQNSPSKDENKELNIAIEQLKKSKQELQNLIDFSADQGIENSKAKEILDSTNIEENSSISEVKEKTNKINKAKQDLQNLIEDTKNKAKNEFDIKKQELKTLIESEKARNIDKSEEQNVLNTTNVAESSNISDIKSKTKIIEEAINSLTKKINEQKNKQEFEQAKQDFEKIKKELQELIATPDAKEVENIDDINKTLNEANIAQDWTISKIQDVSNNLKNTKEQLENKINTTKHQVKQNFEAKKQELKTLIDSAKTKNVDNSEAQNVFDTTNVVESLNISDIKSKTKKIEEAIKSLTQKINEAKSHEVVPPSDEFLKIEKEFQDQKKQIESKLDEICSLNFNKTYSGQLTESNESIKKGIKKRVDEVYGDYPGYETKYYYRRAYNARNKEDCKKYINQLKNIYKIVDMYANYLKEIFRYIESEEAKLSDEIKQKIMNEDVLNPTELSRSKIEFLNWDFYVKDEENVKFITEKKKVFDNSLAKVKKAIFDKMIDDMFNETGQASVYKIETFLPSETVRDEKQLYFDKSLPLFKLFSEVSVNFNTFLGQAKTKGIYKQDGKLRFEGFIEFHDPKIPYYKYIGLEKPITIDEITIKAQ comes from the coding sequence ATGAAGAAAAAAAATTTATCATTACAAATTTTAGCGTTGTGTGTAGCAGCGGGCTCTATGCCTGTTTTAGCATCTAAATGTACCGTAACTGTAAAAGTTAAAGAAAAGTTTAATGCTCTAAAATCACAACTTCAAAATTTAATTTCAAAACTAAGTGATGAAGAACAACAAGAACTTAATGAATGACTAGTTAACCAAGAAAGAGAATTTAAAGGGGATAATAGTCAAGGAGATAATGAAATTATTAAAAACATTGAAGAAAAAATCAATGTTTTAACCAAAAAAATTAACGAACAAAAGAAACAAAATTCGCCTTCGAAAGACGAAAATAAGGAACTTAACATTGCTATTGAACAATTGAAAAAGTCTAAGCAAGAATTACAAAATCTTATTGATTTTAGCGCTGACCAAGGAATTGAAAATTCAAAAGCAAAAGAAATTTTAGATTCAACAAACATTGAAGAAAATTCTTCAATTAGTGAAGTTAAAGAAAAAACAAATAAAATCAATAAAGCTAAACAAGATCTTCAAAATTTAATAGAAGATACCAAAAATAAGGCAAAAAATGAGTTTGATATTAAAAAACAAGAATTGAAAACATTAATTGAATCTGAAAAGGCAAGAAATATTGATAAATCTGAAGAACAAAATGTATTAAATACTACAAATGTTGCTGAATCATCAAATATTTCAGACATTAAATCAAAAACAAAGATTATTGAAGAAGCAATCAATTCATTGACTAAAAAAATTAATGAACAAAAAAATAAACAAGAATTTGAACAAGCAAAACAAGATTTTGAAAAAATAAAAAAAGAACTACAAGAATTAATTGCAACCCCTGATGCAAAAGAAGTAGAAAACATTGATGATATAAACAAAACCTTGAATGAAGCAAATATCGCCCAAGATTGAACTATTTCAAAAATACAAGATGTTTCAAACAACCTTAAAAACACAAAAGAACAATTAGAAAATAAAATAAATACAACCAAACATCAAGTAAAACAAAATTTTGAAGCCAAGAAGCAAGAATTAAAAACATTAATTGATTCTGCAAAGACAAAAAATGTTGATAATTCTGAAGCGCAAAATGTATTTGATACTACAAATGTTGTTGAGTCATTAAATATTTCAGACATTAAATCAAAAACAAAGAAAATTGAAGAAGCAATCAAATCATTAACTCAAAAAATTAATGAAGCTAAAAGCCATGAAGTTGTGCCACCAAGCGATGAATTTTTAAAAATTGAAAAAGAATTTCAAGACCAAAAGAAGCAAATTGAATCTAAACTAGATGAAATTTGCTCTCTAAATTTCAATAAAACATATAGTGGGCAATTAACTGAATCAAATGAATCTATAAAGAAGGGAATCAAGAAAAGAGTAGATGAAGTTTATGGTGATTATCCCGGCTATGAAACAAAATATTATTATAGAAGAGCCTATAATGCAAGAAATAAAGAAGATTGTAAGAAATATATAAACCAACTTAAAAATATTTATAAGATAGTTGATATGTATGCTAATTATTTAAAAGAAATATTTAGATATATTGAATCAGAAGAAGCAAAATTAAGTGATGAAATAAAACAAAAGATAATGAATGAAGATGTTTTAAATCCAACTGAATTAAGTAGAAGCAAAATTGAATTTTTAAACTGAGATTTTTATGTAAAGGATGAAGAAAATGTCAAATTTATTACTGAAAAAAAGAAAGTTTTTGACAATTCACTTGCAAAAGTTAAAAAAGCAATTTTTGATAAAATGATTGATGATATGTTTAATGAAACTGGTCAAGCTAGTGTTTATAAAATAGAAACATTCTTGCCTAGTGAAACTGTTCGCGATGAGAAACAATTATATTTTGATAAAAGTCTTCCTTTATTTAAATTATTTAGCGAAGTAAGTGTAAATTTTAATACATTTTTAGGGCAAGCAAAAACTAAAGGAATTTATAAACAAGATGGGAAATTAAGATTTGAAGGATTTATTGAATTTCATGACCCCAAAATTCCTTATTATAAATATATTGGATTGGAAAAACCCATAACCATCGATGAAATAACAATTAAAGCCCAATAA
- a CDS encoding LemA family protein, with the protein MLFDSRTPQSSEGFKPNVDNSIKKPIPTGVEKFFFILFFILTIGIFYFVYVGRKNELMRDQNEIQNASSLIQAAEKRRRAVLIKMMDSLIGYKNFENETLSKITQYRSKLSNIDVDKTSPVELKSQIDSIRGALNFQFEQYPDLKASKLYLQFSTEISMQEDEIYATIRNYNMIATSFNSKIYTFWTNCVAQKLDLYNVAIFQASEIERVDVDTSELRN; encoded by the coding sequence ATGTTATTTGATTCAAGAACCCCACAATCTAGTGAAGGATTTAAACCAAACGTAGATAATAGCATTAAAAAGCCAATTCCAACAGGTGTTGAAAAATTCTTTTTTATCTTATTTTTTATACTTACAATAGGAATTTTCTATTTTGTATATGTAGGAAGAAAAAATGAATTAATGCGTGATCAAAACGAAATTCAAAATGCAAGTTCTCTAATACAAGCAGCAGAAAAAAGGAGACGTGCAGTTCTAATTAAAATGATGGATAGTTTAATTGGCTATAAAAATTTTGAAAATGAAACATTAAGTAAAATAACTCAATATAGATCAAAATTATCAAATATCGATGTAGACAAAACTTCTCCCGTTGAATTGAAATCACAAATTGACAGCATCAGAGGTGCTTTAAACTTTCAATTTGAACAATACCCAGATCTTAAAGCAAGCAAATTGTATTTACAATTTTCAACTGAAATTTCTATGCAAGAAGATGAAATTTATGCAACAATAAGAAACTATAATATGATTGCAACATCATTTAATTCAAAAATATATACATTTTGAACAAATTGTGTTGCTCAAAAATTAGATTTGTACAATGTGGCTATTTTTCAAGCATCCGAAATAGAAAGAGTAGATGTAGATACAAGCGAACTTAGAAACTAA
- a CDS encoding DNA topoisomerase subunit B: protein MDKIEEIHKYNADNIQILEGLEAVRKRPGMYIGSIGFKGLHHLLWEIVDNSVDEAMAGFATEIKIKLYPNNVIEVEDNGRGMPTGIHSGTKKSAVETILTVLHAGGKFDGSNYKVSGGLHGVGASVVNALSSEFEVWVKRDGKLHYQQFRNGGIPVKPLEVIGNVSEVETGTTIKFHPDYTIMEKENFDFDTIIDHSKQIAYLNKGLKITVENVEKNIIKVFCFEGGLIDYVKELNKGKKLIVPEVIYAEGVFNDKNFTNGQDVIVEVAMQYNEAYTNSIVSYANNIQTIDGGTHEQGFYDALVRIYNNYAETNKLFKTSSEKITREDVKEGLVAIISIKHTDPIFEGQTKGKLENKDARIATNKILSDSLERYLNENPEIARAIIEKCLLSQHTRLLEIKAREASRKGNGLDLGNLPGKLADCSSKNAEIRELFIVEGNSAGGSAKMGRDRSIQAILPLRGKVINAEKNSFASVLSNKEIATMIHALGTGINTEFDINKLKYHKIIIMTDADVDGAHITTLLLTFFYRYMKPLIEYGFVYLAQPPLYKITSGKNVEYAYNDLQKEQIMAKLEDKRNVAIQRYKGLGEMDPEQLWETTMDPETRKMLQVQIDDAAICDTVFATLMGEEIEPRHDFIQENAKYANNIDI, encoded by the coding sequence ATGGACAAAATAGAAGAAATACATAAATATAATGCCGATAATATTCAAATATTAGAAGGTTTAGAAGCCGTAAGAAAAAGACCCGGCATGTACATAGGCTCAATAGGGTTCAAGGGTTTGCACCACTTGCTATGAGAAATAGTGGATAACTCAGTCGATGAAGCAATGGCGGGTTTTGCTACTGAAATTAAAATTAAATTGTATCCAAATAATGTAATAGAAGTTGAAGACAATGGTCGTGGAATGCCCACCGGAATTCACTCCGGAACTAAGAAGTCAGCTGTCGAAACAATTTTAACCGTGCTACATGCTGGTGGTAAATTTGATGGATCAAATTATAAAGTTTCCGGAGGATTACATGGTGTTGGTGCATCAGTTGTTAATGCATTAAGTAGTGAATTTGAAGTATGAGTTAAAAGAGATGGCAAGTTACACTACCAACAATTTAGAAATGGTGGAATTCCTGTTAAACCTTTGGAAGTAATTGGAAATGTTTCTGAAGTTGAAACAGGAACAACAATTAAATTTCACCCTGACTATACCATAATGGAAAAAGAAAATTTTGACTTTGATACAATTATTGACCACTCCAAACAAATTGCTTATTTAAACAAAGGTTTGAAAATAACCGTTGAAAATGTTGAAAAAAATATCATCAAAGTTTTTTGTTTTGAAGGTGGACTAATAGACTATGTCAAAGAACTAAACAAAGGTAAAAAATTAATAGTTCCCGAAGTTATTTATGCAGAAGGAGTTTTTAACGATAAAAACTTTACAAATGGACAAGATGTAATAGTAGAAGTTGCAATGCAATATAATGAAGCCTACACAAATAGTATTGTTTCTTATGCAAACAATATTCAAACAATTGATGGTGGAACACATGAACAAGGTTTCTATGATGCATTAGTAAGAATTTACAATAATTACGCCGAAACAAATAAACTATTTAAAACTAGCTCAGAAAAAATAACAAGAGAAGATGTTAAGGAAGGTTTAGTAGCAATCATTTCTATTAAACACACAGATCCAATTTTTGAAGGTCAAACTAAAGGAAAATTAGAAAATAAAGATGCAAGAATTGCCACAAATAAAATTCTTTCAGACTCGCTAGAACGTTATTTGAATGAAAACCCAGAAATTGCAAGAGCAATAATCGAAAAGTGTCTTCTTTCGCAACACACAAGGCTTCTTGAAATAAAGGCTCGCGAAGCTTCTAGAAAAGGTAATGGTTTAGATTTAGGTAATCTTCCTGGAAAATTAGCAGACTGTTCATCGAAAAATGCAGAAATTAGAGAATTATTTATTGTCGAAGGTAATTCGGCCGGAGGTTCTGCTAAAATGGGAAGAGATCGTTCTATTCAAGCTATTTTGCCTCTACGTGGTAAGGTTATAAATGCAGAAAAAAATTCGTTTGCTTCTGTCTTGTCAAATAAAGAAATTGCAACAATGATTCACGCCTTAGGCACAGGAATAAATACAGAATTTGATATTAACAAATTAAAATATCACAAAATTATCATTATGACAGATGCCGACGTTGATGGAGCACACATTACTACTTTATTATTGACATTCTTTTACCGTTATATGAAACCTTTAATTGAATATGGATTTGTTTATTTGGCGCAACCTCCACTATATAAAATAACTAGCGGAAAAAATGTTGAATATGCATACAATGATTTGCAAAAAGAACAAATCATGGCAAAATTAGAAGATAAAAGAAATGTTGCTATTCAACGTTACAAAGGTCTTGGTGAAATGGACCCAGAACAACTATGAGAAACAACAATGGATCCAGAAACTAGAAAAATGCTCCAAGTTCAAATAGATGATGCAGCAATTTGTGATACAGTATTTGCTACATTAATGGGAGAAGAAATAGAACCTCGTCATGATTTTATTCAAGAAAACGCAAAATACGCAAATAATATAGATATCTAA
- a CDS encoding phosphotransferase family protein: MLKPLTNQGFTNKVFYDDETNRFIKIKSYDGFNHKSDAFLLNNLDFCPKIFVDNKKELQTEWINGITLNESLLTDDILKTIGKNLITLHNSKLKFYKENQIARRFNIYRKKISSLNRKIPILDKYYKKINLFLRNIDNSAPVHNDLWLFNMIKVNDKIYFTDWEYATMGDVHFDLAYFIESSNLNEKQEKVFLDAYGDDFEPKYLFIHKILVNALIVLWINAHEVLPFDDSLYLNRVEKYMEQLEKEKE; the protein is encoded by the coding sequence ATGCTAAAGCCTCTAACTAATCAAGGTTTCACAAACAAAGTATTTTATGATGATGAAACTAATAGATTTATAAAAATAAAATCATATGATGGATTTAACCATAAAAGCGATGCATTCTTATTAAATAATTTAGATTTTTGTCCAAAGATATTTGTTGATAATAAAAAAGAACTTCAAACCGAATGAATTAATGGAATTACATTAAACGAAAGTCTTTTGACAGATGATATTTTAAAAACTATTGGAAAAAATTTAATCACTTTGCATAATTCAAAATTGAAATTTTATAAAGAAAATCAAATTGCTAGAAGATTTAATATTTATAGAAAAAAAATTTCTAGTTTAAATAGAAAAATTCCAATCCTAGATAAATACTATAAAAAAATTAATTTGTTTTTAAGAAATATTGACAATTCCGCCCCTGTCCATAATGACCTTTGACTATTCAATATGATAAAAGTAAATGATAAAATTTATTTTACAGATTGAGAATATGCTACGATGGGCGATGTGCATTTTGACCTTGCTTATTTTATTGAATCAAGCAATCTAAATGAAAAACAAGAAAAAGTTTTTTTAGATGCTTATGGTGATGATTTTGAACCCAAATATTTATTTATTCACAAAATTTTAGTGAATGCCTTAATTGTGCTATGAATAAATGCCCATGAAGTACTTCCGTTTGATGATAGTCTATATCTAAATAGAGTTGAAAAATACATGGAGCAATTAGAAAAAGAAAAAGAGTAA